A single window of Sparus aurata chromosome 22, fSpaAur1.1, whole genome shotgun sequence DNA harbors:
- the pnocb gene encoding prepronociceptin b — MKIPVWYLVVLLACLFTPGRSDCQGECVACGLLLQQQQLQQAFNTMVCLLECEGHVSPSLTWEVCKRAVKLSHHPATLSEGGALLKRAGEELALTSLDLSSDNELLQSAAAERFQEEDRDETPLEQRSVQYDSSLLESSEEEEEEEEEGGPQGLDLGLLDEDRKQRGQRNVERDSQLEEDENDTAEAVTLSKRFGGFQRGRHGYRKLIGSPTRPLQKRYGGFIGVRKSARKWNNQKRVNQLLRQYLGMRSSRSGKFNSIPVTRVWRQNKL, encoded by the exons ATGAAGATCCCTGTGTGGTacctggtggtgctgctggcGTGTCTCTTCACCCCTGGACGCAGCGACTGCCAGGGGGAGTGTGTGGCCTGCGGActgctcctgcagcagcagcagctgcagcaagcCTTCAACAccatg gtGTGTCTGCTGGAGTGCGAGGGTCACGTCTCCCCGTCGCTCACGTGGGAGGTGTGTAAACGTGCCGTGAAGCTGTCGCACCATCCGGCGACGCTGTCGGAGGGAGGCGCTCTGCTCAAGAGAGCGGGAGAGGAGCTGGCGCTGACCTCTCTCGACCTGAGCTCAGACAATGAACTGCTGCAGTCTGCAGCCGCAGAGCGCTTCCAGGAGGAGGATCGGGATGAGACACCCTTGGAACAGCGCAGCGTCCAGTATGACTCATCACTGCTGGAAtcctctgaggaggaggaggaggaggaggaggaggggggcccGCAGGGTCTGGATCTCGGTCTGCTGGACgaagacaggaagcagagggggCAGAGGAACGTGGAGCGTGACAGCCAGCTGGAAGAGGACGAGAATGACACCGCAGAGGCCGTCACCTTGTCCAAACGCTTTGGCGGCTTTCAGAGGGGGCGCCATGGATACAGGAAGCTGATTGGCTCCCCCACGAGGCCCTTACAAAAGCGCTACGGCGGGTTCATAGGCGTCCGGAAATCTGCCCGCAAGTGGAACAATCAGAAACGTGTGAACCAGCTGCTCAGGCAGTACCTGGGCATGAGGAGCAGCCGCAGCGGCAAGTTCAACAGCATCCCGGTGACTCGGGTGTGGAGGCAAAACAAACTGTAG